A single genomic interval of Halichondria panicea chromosome 2, odHalPani1.1, whole genome shotgun sequence harbors:
- the LOC135331864 gene encoding uncharacterized protein LOC135331864, with protein sequence MAEDSQPKDTHLHSAASSGDIEGVKRLLNSRQLKVDTIHSSGQTPLHLACANGHLRIVDVLVNEYGADIEILDANGCNSLEVAARSGNIQILFFLVLTAIYGQRHSKKLRGLSSCAVCTLKQDTAIIEQILLKYYHDTQAKEQTGTVLLTAFSDVLTNTENNYSNFYPPFLAATLGLTNVIDIFVHEYGCDINIKGFIGLTILHGACFGGHVQMVQKLIGEHDIDPHTTTNDNNQSILHYAALGGSVDIVSSLIANYGLNPCVLNKFYDSPLSVAALNGHTELVRALIEKHNCDPFATSHHGSTLLHHACASGEIPLVNELVRKYKLDIATKDEAGFTSLHTAACQGRTKVVVHLISILQANVNAVTDRNESALSLATLHGHKDLVHKLISDYNCNPHVKGSKGTTLLHYATQGGHIELIDVLITDYNLDLRVRDDNGHTLLHFAASYGQFEALQHLARTEKIDIDCLNKNGSTPLHLAALKGHNHILRVLIEEFNSNPFAKGYVGRTILHYACKNGDNELVDEIIAKYELNPMIETDDRNTPLHIAARHGQVATVKHLISKHHVKVDCRNSQQRTPLDQAVLYGHKNVMNLLLKEFTSDPHVKGFEGRTLLHYATESGHIELIDTLVTDYNLDLMVRNDNGHTLLHVSAIYGQFEALQHLAQKKTIDIDCLSNDGSTPLHLAALKGHNHILRVLIEELNSNPFAKGYVGLTILHYACKNGDIELVDEIIAKYELNPMIETDHRNTPLHIAARHGQAATVKHLITKYDVKVDCVNNRQRTPLDEAVLYGYKNVMDLLLTFDPHVKGFEGRTLLHYATQGGHIELIDTLIADYNLDLMVRDDEGHTLLHVAAIYGQCKALQHLAQTETIDIDCLNKNGSTPLHLAALKGHNHILHVLIEEFNSNPFAKGYVGQTILHYACKNGDNEFVDEIIAKYGLDPMTETDYQNTPLHIAARHGQVATVKHLITKYNVNVKVDCLNSQQRTPLGEAVLYGHKNVMDILIKECASDPFVKGFQGRTLLHYATEGGHIELINALITDYNLDLMIRDDNGDTLLHVAASYGQFEVVQHFAQKAIDIDCLNNNGSTPLHLAALKGHQHTVQLFVKELKCDSSITDNTGMTILHYACQSGNIGLIDYCVAECKLKSTIQDDLGNTSLHLAAFMGQNKVIEHFISKYLVKVDIRNKENATPLCLAAEKGHRSTVKLLIQQYRSNKFVKGLKGMTLLHYACAGPVELIDDLIIEYELNRHAKDDDGNTALHLAAFQNQIKIFKHLITKRKLNVNDCNNETSTPLCLAALCGHKDLVCMMIEEFKCDPLIKGSQGRGILHYACQGGHTDLIKTLIESYKLNPTTVDDYGDTIVHMAAQNGHMCIMQYLKTELNVEMDSRNKAMVTPLFLAAQNRHVELVRFLLRELKCDPNVKTLKNETLLHFVCAQSEPVLLIELISEFKLNPLAEDDNGNTALHMAAQSGHDRHVILLVSKFGLSVDAKNHNGTSPLHLAAKNGHSKVVDALINDLCCKLDDCNKNGQTVLHIACFFGNLLLVKMLLTVYKMSIFSVDFNGNTPLHLATIGGHSSCVELLLFTFNAPVFVRNKCGLTAMEVAKSNAAESIYALFKRYMKEQSSHIQLTYQEHETLVRKQYSGHKHLGRLLLMGHPAAGKTTLIETLKRKGILSKVFGRTTVVAPHTAGIVSSTLDSDQFGRMIFFDFAGDPEYYSSHAAIFENLDTTKGVNIFLIVCDLAQNKDILITRYGYWLSFLTYNTRQSSTPALVLPIGSHADMINKHTASEKLSSLNEVSGRFISTSTVNMLHIKESIALDCRKTGSIVDSIKEVVKNTSSSVPPVGLSLESTVLLGLLLKDFALVPACTLQKIVSHIEQVKFPLSNESHKIVSLLQELHEFGLILLITRNCVSLEDYWVVLNVSTLTSEVHSKLFSTTKTELTSDVDQLKLSVGIIPESLLEKLLPNYIKKECLIQLQYCQEIDDIYVDDDHTLTQVHSDERPSRKSLLFFPALCKLNLEEISWPTNTDRQCALGWYAKCANNNFDYFPSRFLHVLIIRLSLSFALKQRLPTNRSLMSSLSGSICSSLTSLSSIATTADISDVESSLFEVHTFNRRCHVWTTGLHWLMENGVEVFVDMPKDTGNKGLVVVTRSNNDCRAECANTLQKVIQKIIEAKVEFCHSISPAVYLLDPAKLRDTSFINAKDVPLYTLSDVEAALAESYKKAVSTDGHHFSSPVEFTNLTRWTMSYWNLLFPMDTSDVDSAIREISGTNWKLLGINLGIPLKDLEDIDSETIKIKNKKAEMIQIWMTGENRPTWPGLVDSLRSQSILLNQAAERVSMEHQVPLQRIILDESKSISHPDMDFLQSFAAIIGSRWQCLASLLSLTSEDIVSIKKESRGAEPTRQALVMLQKWAASDTATYGQLQERLCTLSVFHI encoded by the coding sequence ATGGCTGAGGACAGTCAGCCAAAGGATACACACTTGCACTCAGCTGCAAGTAGTGGAGACATAGAGGGTGTCAAACGTCTGCTAAACTCAAGACAACTTAAAGTAGACACCATACATTCTAGTGGACAGACACCTCTTCATCTTGCTTGTGCCAATGGGCACCTTCGTATTGTTGATGTCCTGGTTAATGAGTATGGTGCAGATATTGAGATCCTCGATGCCAATGGTTGCAATTCACTTGAAGTTGCTGCTAGAAGCGGTAACATTCAGATATTGTTCTTTCTTGTGCTTACTGCCATATATGGACAGAGACATAGCAAGAAATTAAGAGGATTATCCTCGTGTGCAGTGTGCACACTAAAACAAGACACAGCAATAATAGAACAGATTTTATTAAAATACTATCATGATACTCAAGCTAAGGAGCAAACTGGAACAGTGTTACTCACAGCGTTTAGTGATGTGCTTACGAATactgaaaataattatagcaatttcTATCCGCCTTTCTTAGCAGCTACACTTGGTCTTACAAATGTTATAGACATCTTTGTTCATGAATATGGCTGTGACATTAATATCAAGGGATTTATAGGTTTAACCATTCTCCATGGGGCTTGCTTTGGAGGACATGTTCAAATGGTGCAAAAGCTTATTGGTGAGCATGACATTGATCCGCATACAACTACTAACGACAACAATCAGTCAATTCTCCATTATGCAGCTTTGGGAGGTAGTGTTGATATAGTTTCTTCACTGATTGCAAATTATGGGCTAAACCCTTGTGTTCTTAACAAGTTCTATGACTCGCCCCTTAGTGTAGCTGCTTTAAATGGTCATACGGAACTTGTACGAGCACTGATTGAAAAGCATAATTGTGATCCTTTTGCAACCAGTCATCACGGATCTACTCTTCTTCACCATGCATGTGCCTCTGGAGAAATACCACTTGTTAATGAGCTTGTAAGAAAGTATAAGCTAGACATAGCAACCAAAGATGAGGCAGGCTTTACATCTCTACATACAGCTGCTTGTCAAGGACGAACAAAAGTAGTGGTACATCTTATTAGCATACTGCAAGCAAATGTTAATGCTGTTACTGATAGAAATGAGAGTGCATTGAGTCTTGCTACTCTACATGGCCACAAAGATTTAGTTCATAAACTTATAAGTGACTATAACTGCAACCCTCATGTCAAAGGCTCTAAAGGCACAACTCTTCTTCACTATGCCACTCAAGGTGGCCACATTGAACTAATCGACGTGTTGATAACTGACTACAACCTTGATTTGAGGGTTAGAGATGATAACGGCCATACACTTTTACATTTTGCCGCCAGCTATGGCCAGTTTGAAGCATTGCAGCACTTAGCTCGAACAGAAAAAATAGACATTGATTGTCTCAATAAGAATGGTTCTACACCACTTCATCTGGCAGCATTGAAAGGACATAATCATATCTTACGTGTTCTAATAGAAGAGTTTAATAGCAACCCCTTTGCTAAAGGGTATGTGGGCCGAACAATTCTTCATTATGCCTGTAAAAATGGTGATAATGAGTTAGTGGACGAAATAATAGCTAAGTATGAACTCAATCCAATGATAGAAACTGATGATCGAAATACTCCTCTGCACATTGCTGCTAGGCACGGGCAAGTTGCAACAGTCAAACATTTAATCTCAAAGCATCATGTTAAAGTTGATTGCCGTAACAGCCAACAGCGTACTCCTTTGGATCAGGCAGTGCTATatggacacaaaaatgtaaTGAATTTACTTTTAAAAGAATTTACCTCTGATCCTCATGTCAAAGGCTTTGAAGGCAGAACTCTTCTTCACTATGCCACTGAAAGTGGCCATATTGAACTAATTGATACTCTGGTAACAGACTACAACCTTGATTTGATGGTTAGAAATGATAACGGCCATACACTTTTACATGTTTCTGCCATCTATGGCCAGTTTGAAGCATTACAACACTTAGCTCAGAAAAAAACAATAGACATTGATTGTCTCAGTAACGATGGCTCTACACCACTTCATCTGGCAGCATTGAAAGGACATAATCATATCTTGCGTGTTCTAATAGAAGAGCTTAACAGTAATCCCTTTGCTAAAGGGTACGTGGGCCTAACAATTCTTCATTATGCCTGTAAAAATGGTGATATTGAGTTAGTGGACGAAATAATAGCTAAGTATGAACTCAATCCAATGATAGAAACTGATCATCGAAATACTCCCCTGCACATTGCTGCTAGGCACGGGCAAGCTGCAACAGTCAAACATCTAATCACAAAGTACGATGTTAAAGTTGATTGCGTCAACAATCGTCAGCGTACTCCTTTGGATGAGGCAGTGCTTTATGGATACAAAAATGTAATGGATTTACTTTTAACCTTTGATCCTCATGTCAAAGGCTTTGAAGGCAGAACTCTTCTTCACTATGCCACTCAAGGTGGCCACATTGAACTAATCGACACGCTGATAGCTGACTACAACCTTGACTTGATGGTTAGAGATGATGAAGGCcatacacttctacatgttgCTGCCATCTATGGCCAGTGTAAAGCATTGCAGCACTTAGCTCAAACAGAAACAATAGACATTGATTGTCTCAATAAGAATGGCTCTACACCACTTCATCTGGCAGCATTGAAAGGACATAATCATATCTTACATGTTCTAATAGAAGAGTTTAACAGCAATCCCTTTGCTAAAGGGTACGTGGGCCAAACAATTCTTCATTATGCCTGTAAAAATGGTGATAACGAGTTCGTGGACGAAATAATAGCTAAGTATGGACTCGATCCAATGACAGAAACTGATTATCAAAATACTCCTCTGCACATTGCTGCTAGGCACGGGCAAGTTGCAACAGTCAAACATCTAATCACAAAGTACAATGTAAATGTTAAAGTTGATTGCCTCAACAGTCAGCAGCGTACTCCTTTGGGTGAGGCAGTGCTGTATGGGCACAAAAATGTAATGGATATACTCATAAAAGAATGTGCCTCTGACCCTTTTGTCAAAGGTTTTCAGGGCAGAACTCTTCTTCACTATGCAACTGAAGGTGGCCACATCGAACTAATTAACGCACTGATAACTGACTACAACCTTGACTTGATGATAAGGGATGATAATGGTgatacacttctacatgttgCCGCCAGCTATGGGCAATTTGAAGTAGTGCAGCACTTCGCTCAAAAAGCAATAGACATTGATTGTCTTAATAACAATGGCTCTACACCTCTTCATCTAGCAGCACTGAAAGGACATCAACATACTGTGCAATTATTTGTTAAAGAGTTGAAGTGTGACTCTAGCATCACGGATAACACAGGCATGACTATTCTGCACTATGCCTGTCAGAGTGGTAACATAGGCTTGATTGATTACTGTGTAGCTGAATGTAAACTCAAATCTACAATTCAAGATGACCTTGGCAACACAAGTCTGCATTTAGCTGCTTTCATGGGGCAGAATAAAGTAATAGAACATTTTATTAGCAAATACTTAGTAAAAGTTGATATTCGTAACAAAGAAAATGCTACTCCGCTGTGTCTTGCAGCCGAAAAGGGACATCGAAGCACTGTAAAACTGTTGATACAACAATATAGGTCCAACAAATTTGTTAAAGGCTTAAAAGGGATGACTCTCCTCCATTATGCATGTGCCGGACCTGTTGAACTGATAGATGATCTTATCATAGAATATGAGCTAAACCGTCATGCAAAAGATGATGATGGAAATACAGCTCTTCATTTAGCTGCTTTCCAGAATCAAATTAAAATTTTTAAACATTTAATTACCAAACGTAAATTGAATGTTAACGATTGCAACAATGAAACCTCTACTCCATTGTGTTTAGCTGCTCTATGTGGTCACAAAGATTTGGTATGCATGATGATTGAGGAATTCAAATGTGATCCTCTTATTAAAGGTTCCCAGGGCAGAGGAATTCTACATTATGCTTGTCAAGGTGGACATACTGATCTAATAAAAACACTGATTGAAAGTTATAAACTCAACCCAACAACTGTAGATGATTATGGCGATACTATAGTGCACATGGCTGCTCAAAATGGACATATGTGTATAATGCAGTATTTGAAAACTGAGCTTAATGTTGAGATGGATAGTCGCAACAAGGCAATGGTCACTCCTTTGTTTCTAGCAGCTCAGAACAGACATGTTGAATTAGTGAGATTCCTATTAAGAGAGCTTAAATGTGATCCAAATGTCAAAACCCTTAAGAACGAGACACTTCTGCATTTTGTTTGTGCTCAATCGGAACCAGTTTTGCTGATTGAGCTGATTTCTGAGTTCAAACTTAATCCTTTAGCTGAAGATGACAATGGTAATACTGCTTTACACATGGCAGCTCAGTCTGGACATGACCGACATGTAATATTACTAGTCTCCAAATTTGGACTCTCTGTCGATGCAAAAAATCATAATGGTACCTCACCATTGCACTTAGCTGCTAAAAATGGACATTCAAAGGTTGTTGATGCACTCATTAATGATCTGTGTTGTAAGTTGGATGATTGCAACAAAAATGGTCAAACAGTACTGCACATTGCTTGCTTTTTCGGCAACTTACTGCTTGTTAAGATGTTATTGACTGTTTACAAAATGTCTATTTTCTCTGTTGACTTTAATGGGAACACACCTCTTCACCTCGCAACTATTGGTGGACATAGCAGTTGCGTGGAGCTACTCTTGTTTACATTCAATGCCCCAGTTTTTGTGAGAAATAAATGTGGACTTACTGCTATGGAGGTTGCTAAGTCTAATGCCGCCGAAAGTATTTATGCACTGTTTAAACGATACATGAAGGAGCAAAGTTCTCATATCCAGCTCACCTACCAAGAACATGAAACGCTGGTTAGAAAACAGTATAGTGGACACAAGCATCTCGGAAGGTTATTGTTAATGGGGCACCCAGCGGCAGGAAAAACGACTCTTATCGAAACATTGAAAAGAAAAGGGATTCTAAGTAAAGTGTTTGGACGTACAACGGTAGTTGCACCTCACACAGCCGGCATTGTTTCTAGCACACTTGATAGTGATCAGTTTGGGCGGATGATCTTCTTTGATTTTGCAGGTGACCCTGAATACTACTCTTCACATGCTGCTATCTTCGAGAATTTGGATACCACAAAAGGTGTAAACATCTTTCTGATTGTGTGTGATTTAGCTCAAAACAAAGACATTCTAATCACCAGATATGGTTATTGGCTTTCATTTTTAACCTACAATACTCGTCAATCAAGTACACCAGCATTAGTTTTGCCAATAGGAAGCCATGCAGACATGATTAACAAGCATACTGCTTCTGAGAAACTTTCTTCACTTAATGAAGTTTCCGGTCGATTCATTTCTACTAGTACTGTTAACATGCTACATATCAAAGAAAGCATTGCTCTAGACTGTCGTAAAACAGGGAGCATTGTAGACAGCATCAAAGAAGTAGTGAAAAATACATCATCATCAGTGCCTCCAGTTGGACTTAGCCTTGAAAGCACTGTTCTTCTCGGCTTACTGTTGAAAGACTTTGCACTTGTCCCGGCATGCACTCTTCAAAAAATTGTTTCACATATTGAGCAAGTTAAATTTCCACTATCTAACGAATCCCATAAAATTGTCAGCCTTCTGCAAGAACTACACGAGTTTGGTCTGATACTGCTCATCACGAGAAATTGTGTATCACTTGAGGACTATTGGGTTGTCTTGAATGTATCAACACTCACATCTGAAGTGCATAGCAAACTATTTTCTACTACTAAGACCGAACTGACAAGTGATGTAGATCAACTAAAACTAAGTGTTGGTATCATTCCTGAATCGCTGCTAGAGAAATTACTACCGAATTACATTAAGAAGGAATGCCTGATTCAACTCCAATATTGTCAAGAAATCGATGATATTTATGTTGATGACGATCACACTTTAACACAAGTGCACTCGGATGAGAGACCTTCACGGAAGTCACTTCTTTTTTTCCCAGCTCTTTGTAAACTGAATTTAGAAGAAATCTCCTGGCCAACCAACACTGACAGACAATGTGCTCTTGGATGGTATGCAAAATGTGCTAACAATAATTTTGACTACTTTCCCTCACGCTTTCTGCATGTTCTGATTATTCGACTATCTTTGAGCTTTGCTCTAAAGCAAAGACTTCCAACTAATCGTAGCCTAATGAGCAGTCTTTCAGGTAGTATCTGCTCCTCATTAACTTCCTTGAGCAGTATTGCCACAACAGCTGATATTAGTGATGTGGAATCGAGTTTATTCGAGGTACACACCTTTAATCGTCGTTGCCATGTCTGGACAACTGGCCTTCACTGGCTAATGGAAAACGGAGTGGAGGTTTTTGTTGACATGCCCAAAGATACAGGCAATAAGGGACTAGTGGTAGTCACTAGAAGCAACAATGACTGTCGAGCTGAGTGTGCAAATACTTTGCAGAAAGTTATTCAGAAAATAATCGAAGCTAAAGTCGAATTTTGTCATAGTATTTCACCTGCCGTGTATCTACTTGATCCAGCCAAGCTCAGGGACACGTCTTTCATAAATGCTAAAGACGTGCCGCTGTATACACTAAGTGATGTTGAGGCAGCACTTGCTGAAAGCTACAAAAAAGCAGTCAGTACTGACGGACACCATTTCTCCTCCCCTGTGGAGTTTACTAATCTAACACGATGGACAATGTCCTACTGGA